A genomic window from Punica granatum isolate Tunisia-2019 chromosome 2, ASM765513v2, whole genome shotgun sequence includes:
- the LOC116195245 gene encoding cytokinin dehydrogenase 7-like, with translation MKSFLSTKTMAIRGGTLILMLCLIVAVNAQDIGTDNSTNYDAAAKDFGGIISVKPLAFLAPLKSDDLARIVRSAYDSDNLTVAARGNGHSTNGQAMAKGGLVIAMRSVESGHFRLVKANGSAYYADVPGGALWEDVLDWCLGQGLSPRSMTDYLALTVGGTLSNAGVGGHTFRYGPHTSNVVGLEVITGKGEQVVCSEKENMELFFGALSGLGQFGIITRARILLQPAPEYVRWIRLVYAEFDEFTQDAESLITAPEGQSFNYIEGTAVVNSDDPINGWPSVPLHPNQTFNSTLIPKSAGPMLYFLEVALHYKNNDSRTAIDATVDVLLRRLRYVDGLEFQADVSYRDFLLRVKQEEQEARVQGAWYKPHPWLNIFLSRTDIAKFDQAVFKTVLKDGIGGRLLVYPVLRHKFDDRTSLVLPEAEIFYIVSILRLGLPIPNEPSVESMIAQNKEIIKVCEDNAFDYKLYLWNYETQEEWKTHFGKKWGIFAGRKMIFDPKAILSPGQNIFTRV, from the coding sequence ATGAAATCCTTCCTATCTACTAAAACCATGGCAATTAGAGGAGGAACATTGATCTTAATGCTGTGTCTGATCGTGGCCGTAAATGCCCAAGATATCGGCACCGATAACAGCACAAACTACGACGCAGCTGCTAAGGATTTCGGTGGCATCATCTCGGTGAAACCATTGGCTTTCCTGGCACCTTTGAAGTCCGATGACTTAGCCAGGATCGTTAGGTCCGCTTACGATTCAGATAACTTGACTGTGGCAGCGAGAGGCAATGGCCACTCGACCAATGGCCAGGCCATGGCCAAAGGTGGTCTCGTTATAGCCATGCGTTCTGTGGAGTCTGGCCACTTCAGGCTAGTCAAAGCCAATGGGTCTGCTTATTACGCGGACGTACCGGGAGGGGCATTATGGGAGGATGTGCTCGACTGGTGCCTTGGACAGGGCCTGTCCCCAAGGTCGATGACGGATTACCTTGCGCTCACGGTTGGCGGGACGCTGTCCAACGCTGGGGTCGGCGGTCACACCTTTAGGTATGGCCCGCATACCTCGAATGTGGTGGGGTTGGAAGTCATCACGGGGAAAGGAGAGCAGGTGGTCTGCTCCGAGAAGGAGAACATGGAATTGTTCTTCGGAGCCCTTAGCGGGCTTGGCCAGTTCGGTATCATCACTCGGGCCAGGATACTGCTTCAACCGGCACCCGAATATGTGAGGTGGATAAGGCTGGTCTATGCCGAGTTCGACGAGTTCACTCAGGACGCCGAGTCACTGATCACTGCCCCGGAAGGACAATCTTTCAATTATATTGAAGGGACTGCAGTAGTGAACAGCGATGACCCGATCAACGGATGGCCCTCGGTGCCCTTGCACCCAAACCAAACATTTAACTCGACCTTGATACCTAAAAGTGCCGGCCCGATGCTATACTTCTTAGAAGTTGCGCTCCACTACAAAAACAACGACAGCCGAACAGCAATCGATGCGACCGTGGACGTGCTGCTACGACGGCTGAGATATGTTGACGGCTTGGAATTCCAAGCGGACGTGAGTTACAGGGACTTCTTGCTGCGGGTGAAGCAGGAAGAGCAAGAGGCGAGGGTGCAAGGCGCATGGTACAAGCCCCACCCTTGGCTGAACATCTTCTTGTCGAGGACGGACATCGCCAAATTCGACCAGGCCGTGTTCAAGACAGTGCTAAAGGACGGCATCGGTGGGAGGCTGTTGGTCTACCCGGTTTTACGTCACAAGTTCGATGATCGGACGTCTCTGGTGTTACCCGAGGCTGAAATCTTCTACATAGTGTCCATTCTTCGGCTAGGTCTTCCCATACCAAATGAGCCATCGGTTGAAAGCATGATCGCGCAGAATAAGGAGATCATCAAGGTATGCGAAGATAATGCATTCGATTACAAGCTGTACCTCTGGAATTACGAAACGCAAGAGGAGTGGAAGACGCATTTTGGGAAGAAATGGGGGATATTCGCAGGGAGGAAGATGATCTTCGATCCGAAGGCGATCCTCTCGCCTGGGCAAAATATTTTTACCCGAGTTTAG